A region of Streptomyces deccanensis DNA encodes the following proteins:
- a CDS encoding RNA-guided endonuclease InsQ/TnpB family protein: protein MSQGTLVKRQFGHRARLALSPAGIRAADDQAHAARTMWNLLHAWWQMMPKEKRTLANADAAIRQARKDIAFLAALPAQAAQAVLKTYFQAWKNCWDGRADAPNFKGRLRTVMSVDIPQGRDLNITRVHRRWGMVNLPKVGRVRFRWTKDLPVGKHTNTENRITGARLIKDALGWHIAFRVQTLQGDPEPHQGPDIGIDVGVTVPIALSDGETYEHGEWLTEKEKSRLLHLERRAARRQRHRKPGEPTSRRLHRTYDQIAELRAKAKRRALDWQHQTTTAIARTYGTVVVEALTITNMVKSARGTVEEPGKNVAQKSGLNRSISQEAWGRTLTMLTYKTARKGGTLHKVPAPGTSLRCSACGFTTPGSRQGQATFVCKNPDCGWSGNADHNAARNVLHLYRMGHALIPAAGRAVARRPRGVKPATAR from the coding sequence GTGAGTCAAGGCACCCTGGTCAAGCGACAGTTCGGGCACCGCGCCCGGCTTGCGCTGTCGCCCGCCGGGATCCGCGCGGCGGATGACCAGGCGCACGCGGCCCGCACGATGTGGAACCTGCTGCACGCGTGGTGGCAGATGATGCCGAAGGAAAAGCGGACCCTCGCGAACGCCGACGCCGCGATCCGCCAGGCCCGCAAGGACATCGCCTTCCTCGCCGCCCTGCCCGCGCAAGCCGCGCAAGCAGTACTCAAAACGTACTTCCAGGCGTGGAAGAACTGCTGGGACGGCCGCGCCGACGCCCCGAACTTCAAGGGCCGCCTCCGCACGGTGATGTCCGTGGACATCCCCCAAGGCCGCGACCTGAACATCACCCGCGTGCACCGCCGGTGGGGCATGGTCAACCTTCCCAAGGTGGGCAGGGTCCGCTTCCGGTGGACCAAAGACCTTCCGGTCGGCAAGCACACCAACACGGAGAACCGGATCACTGGGGCCCGACTGATCAAGGACGCGCTCGGCTGGCACATCGCCTTCCGTGTCCAGACCCTTCAGGGTGATCCCGAGCCCCATCAGGGGCCGGACATTGGTATCGACGTAGGCGTCACCGTGCCCATCGCCCTCTCGGACGGCGAAACGTACGAGCACGGCGAGTGGCTGACGGAGAAGGAGAAATCCAGGCTCCTGCACTTGGAACGACGCGCCGCGCGGCGTCAGCGGCACCGCAAGCCCGGCGAGCCCACCAGCCGTCGGCTGCATCGCACCTATGACCAGATCGCAGAACTCCGCGCGAAAGCCAAGCGCCGGGCCCTGGACTGGCAGCACCAGACGACCACCGCCATCGCCCGCACGTACGGCACCGTCGTGGTCGAAGCACTCACCATCACGAACATGGTCAAGTCCGCCAGAGGCACGGTTGAAGAGCCGGGGAAGAACGTCGCCCAGAAGTCAGGCCTGAACCGCTCCATCAGCCAGGAGGCATGGGGCCGCACCCTGACGATGCTGACGTACAAGACCGCCCGCAAGGGCGGCACCCTGCACAAGGTTCCCGCCCCCGGCACCTCCCTGCGCTGCTCGGCGTGCGGCTTCACCACACCGGGCAGCCGACAGGGCCAGGCCACGTTTGTGTGCAAGAACCCTGACTGCGGATGGTCCGGCAACGCCGACCACAACGCGGCCCGGAACGTCTTGCACCTGTACCGGATGGGCCACGCGCTCATCCCGGCTGCCGGGAGGGCAGTCGCCAGGCGTCCCCGCGGCGTCAAACCCGCCACCGCAAGGTAG
- the tnpA gene encoding IS200/IS605 family transposase, which yields MSPRWNPNPDVRTGRHVVHNLHAHLVFVTKYRRKAFTDAMLTRTEEIMREVCTDFEAELKQFSGEQDYVHLLVHYPPKVQLSKLVNSLKGVSSRRLRQEYDSHVRRYVWGGHFWSGSYFAGSCGGAPLTVVKQYIENQQRPV from the coding sequence ATGTCACCGCGATGGAACCCTAATCCCGATGTCAGAACCGGTCGCCATGTTGTCCATAACCTGCACGCTCACTTGGTTTTCGTCACTAAATACAGACGGAAGGCGTTCACTGACGCCATGCTGACTCGCACCGAAGAGATCATGCGGGAGGTCTGCACCGACTTCGAAGCCGAGCTGAAACAGTTCAGCGGCGAACAGGACTACGTCCACCTGCTCGTGCACTACCCACCCAAGGTCCAGCTCTCCAAGCTGGTCAACTCCCTCAAGGGCGTCAGCTCCCGCAGACTCCGCCAGGAATACGACAGCCACGTCCGCCGCTATGTGTGGGGCGGACACTTCTGGTCCGGCTCCTACTTCGCAGGATCCTGCGGCGGAGCACCCCTGACCGTCGTCAAGCAGTACATCGAAAACCAG